CTTGGAAGGATTCCATGAATAAACCCTCAATTGATTTTGGAGAAATTTGACTGATCAGTGGATCGACCAAAGCGATGATATCCATACCAGCTTCGATATAGTAAGATGACATCGCATTACACACCTCCACGCAGAATCCTATCAGTTCCTTAACATACTCCGGATACATGATAATATCCATAAAGAATTGGCTCCCACGAAGATGAGATGCCAAAGTTACCGGTCCACAAATCAAACCGTATAAGGCGGTATCCTCTCCAACTACCGCTTTAATCCGTTTCATTACATCCAAAACCATTGGAATACGTCCATCAGTTATCTTTGGAATCTTACATTTACAAGGAACAGTCAATTCGCCCGCATAGGGATGACTCATCACTGAAGGTGGATTATCCTCTGCCCATAACAGCTCACATCCTAAAATTTCCGCTTCAATTTGAAGATCGAAAATTACCGGCATGCCATCAGGCGTATAAAGTTTATGAACTTCTATCAGTGAATCAAATAACTTGTCTCCGTCAGTTAACACATCTCTTGCCGAATATCCTTTTAAAAAACCAGCGTGGACACCGCTAAATGGTACCCATGGCACCTCGTCTACGTTTCCATGTCTTAATGTCTTTAAAATTAAATCTTTTCCCATTTTTTTCCCTCTTATATTATAATTTTTTTCTAAACTATTTGTCATTGCCTTTGATTGAAGCGATCTCGATTAAAATTATTAAGACGCTTATTTAAAATACTGCAAATGTTTCCCTAAATGATGTTAAAAGACAAACCGGCTACTCTAAAATAATGTCAATATCCGATGTCCGACTGACAAGAATCACCGAAACCAGCATAAGTAACGCTCCAAAAACTGTGTTTCCATTCCATGGTTCACCATACAGAACAATTCCCAATACAAGGGTTACTACTGCCTCAAATGCGATAATTAATGAGGTTTGTGTTGATCCAATTTTTTTTATGGCATAAGTCACCATCTTTAATACAAAAATTGTAATCAATCCCAGTGCTACTGTAAAAAATACGCCTTTAACAGGTAGTCTCAAAAATTCCGGATTGCCTGATACTAAACACCCTTGGAGACCAAATATGACAGCACTGATCCCTCCCAGATAAAAAATAATCACTGGATCTTTTAGTTTTTGCAACACGCTTTTTTGAAGACTGACCAAATAGATACCATATGCCAATCCCGATCCCATCGCCAAAATGCTTCCAAAATTCACTAGCTGAAAATCAAAGTTGATAAGAAATATAATTCCCAATATGGCAATTCCCAAAGCAATGATTTTCGTCCGATTAGGTTTTTCTTTAAAAACCACACGCATGATCAGAACAACAAAAAAAGGATAGGAAAAGTAAAGCATGGTTGCCAACCCCATAGGCATAAAATTAAATGCCTGAGCTAATAAAAAAGTCGCACCACCATAACCAAATACAGAAAAAATACACAGTCCAAATACTTGTCTTATTGATAATTTGATATTCTCCTTTTTAACAATAAATGTTATTCCCAGAACAACGAATACAACCACATACCGATAAAATAAAATTGTGGTAGCACTTAGACCATCCAGCATTAACGCCTTCGTTAACACTGGAATAAGACCTGCTGCCAAAGCAGCTGCAATAGCAGCAAAGATTCCAATTGACATTATTCTCCTCTTATTTTGAAAAAAGCACTCCATATTCGGAGTGCTGATACTGTCATTATCTTTAATGTCGATATCTATCATAAAGCTTTAGCTTGCTGCTAACTCTTTTGCGGTATCCACAGCTCCGGAAGCATCCGCTGCATAGACTGCACCTATTTTTTTGCTATAGACCGGGGATAATGGGGCCCCACCAACAAGATATTGAACATTCAACCCTTCGTTTTCACAAGCATTGATGATTTCCTGCATGTAGGTCATGGTAGTGGTAAGCATCGCTGACATCCCCACAATATCGGCGTTATTTTCTTTTACTGCTGCTATAAATTGTTCCACCTTTGTATCGACACCAAGATCCACAACTTTAAAACCTGCGCTTTCGAGCATCATCACAACCAGATTTTTACCGATGTCATGCAGATCCCCTTTAACGGTTCCAATAACAATGGTTCCCAGAGTCGGCATGTCTTTATCAGCTATCAACGGTTTAACAATGTCCATTCCCGCATTCATCGCCCGAGCTGCCATCAATACTTCCGGCACAAACATTTCGCCATTTTTGAATTTTTCACCAACAACGTTCATTCCACTTAGCAAACCATCGTTGATGATTACAATAGGGTCTGCCTGTGCTGCAATTAAAAGATTAACATTTTCAATAATCCCTAATTCGTTTCCATCGATTATGAATTGTCCTAAATCCACTATATTTAACATTTATTGTCTCCCTTTTTTCTATCTATTTAATTTCAGCTAAAATTTTTTCGAGTTCATCAGCTTCTTCATCTGCAATTACATAGGTATGAACGCCATCATCCGGAAATGTCCCATTTCGTACTTCATCACAAAATGCAGTAAATCCTTTTAATAGTTCTGCCCCGACGTTAGCATATCTTTTAACGAATTTTGGTGTAAAGTCATCATAATAGCCCAC
This is a stretch of genomic DNA from Acetobacterium woodii DSM 1030. It encodes these proteins:
- a CDS encoding DMT family transporter: MSIGIFAAIAAALAAGLIPVLTKALMLDGLSATTILFYRYVVVFVVLGITFIVKKENIKLSIRQVFGLCIFSVFGYGGATFLLAQAFNFMPMGLATMLYFSYPFFVVLIMRVVFKEKPNRTKIIALGIAILGIIFLINFDFQLVNFGSILAMGSGLAYGIYLVSLQKSVLQKLKDPVIIFYLGGISAVIFGLQGCLVSGNPEFLRLPVKGVFFTVALGLITIFVLKMVTYAIKKIGSTQTSLIIAFEAVVTLVLGIVLYGEPWNGNTVFGALLMLVSVILVSRTSDIDIILE
- a CDS encoding corrinoid protein, which codes for MLNIVDLGQFIIDGNELGIIENVNLLIAAQADPIVIINDGLLSGMNVVGEKFKNGEMFVPEVLMAARAMNAGMDIVKPLIADKDMPTLGTIVIGTVKGDLHDIGKNLVVMMLESAGFKVVDLGVDTKVEQFIAAVKENNADIVGMSAMLTTTMTYMQEIINACENEGLNVQYLVGGAPLSPVYSKKIGAVYAADASGAVDTAKELAAS